ATGGTCGTCCATTAGTAACAAAGAACTCATTCCGTTTCTTGCATACATTAGATAATTTAGGACCAGCTCCAGAACCAAACTTAACTGTTCTTTGGTCTAAACAATTACCAGAGAACTTTAAAAACTACTGTGCGAAAATGTCTATTAAAACATCAGCAATTCAATATGAGAATGATGACATTATGCGTCCTGAATACGGCGATGATTACGGTATTGCATGTTGCGTATCTGCAATGAGAATCGGTAAACAAATGCAGTTCTTCGGAGCTCGTGCAAACTTAGCCAAAGCATTATTATATGCGATTAACGGTGGCAAAGATGAAAAGTCAAAAGCACAAGTTGGTCCTGAGTACGCACCAATTACTTCTGAAGTATTAAATTATGAAGAAGTTATGCATAAGTTTGATATGACAATGGAATGGTTAGCGGGTCTATATTTAAACACATTAAATGTTATCCATTACATGCATGATAAATATAGCTATGAACGTATTGAAATGGCACTTCATGATACAAACGTTCTTCGTACAATGGCAACAGGTATCGCTGGTCTATCTGTAGTAGCAGATTCATTAAGTGCAATTAAGTACGCAAAAGTAAAACCAATTCGTGATGAAAATGGTATTGCAGTTGACTTCGAGATTGAAGGAGATTTCCCTAAATACGGTAACAATGATGATCGTGTAGATGAGATTGCTGTAAATCTTGTAAAAACATTTATGAATAAACTTCGTAAACATACAACATACAGAAACTCTGTTCATACAATGTCAATCTTAACAATCACATCTAACGTTGTTTACGGTAAGAAAACTGGTAATACTCCAGATGGCCGCCGTACTGGAGAACCATTTGCACCAGGTGCGAACCCAATGCATGGACGCGATACAAAAGGTGCATTAGCTTCATTATTATCTGTGGCTAAATTACCATATGAAGATGCACAAGATGGTATTTCTAATACATTCTCTATTATTCCGAAAGCACTTGGTAAAGAAGATGATGTACAAGTACGTAATTTAGTATCAATGCTTGATGGCTATGCAGTAAAAGAAGGGCACCACTTAAATATTAACGTATTTAACCGTGAAACATTAATGGATGCAATGGAACATCCTGAGAAGTATCCACAATTAACAATTCGTGTATCTGGTTATGCTGTAAACTTTATTAAATTAACTC
This DNA window, taken from Bacillus cereus ATCC 14579, encodes the following:
- the pflB gene encoding formate C-acetyltransferase; the encoded protein is MTQVLENVKNAWENFKGEKWKAEIDVRDFILNNVNVFEGDESFLAEATEATKQLWDQVMDLTTKERENGGVLDMDTKIVSSITSHDPGYLNKDIEKVVGFQTDKPFKRSLQPYGGIRMAEQACESYGYEMDKELSRIFREWRKTHNQGVFDAYTPEMRNARKSGVITGLPDAYGRGRIIGDYRRVALYGIDHLIEAKKADLNLTGGVMSEDTMRLREELSEQMRALQELKEMAASHGFDISKPATNAQEAFQWLYFAYLAAIKEQNGAAMSLGRTSTFLDIYIERDLANGTLTEEEVQEIVDHFIMKLRLVKFARTPDYNELFSGDPTWVTESIGGMALDGRPLVTKNSFRFLHTLDNLGPAPEPNLTVLWSKQLPENFKNYCAKMSIKTSAIQYENDDIMRPEYGDDYGIACCVSAMRIGKQMQFFGARANLAKALLYAINGGKDEKSKAQVGPEYAPITSEVLNYEEVMHKFDMTMEWLAGLYLNTLNVIHYMHDKYSYERIEMALHDTNVLRTMATGIAGLSVVADSLSAIKYAKVKPIRDENGIAVDFEIEGDFPKYGNNDDRVDEIAVNLVKTFMNKLRKHTTYRNSVHTMSILTITSNVVYGKKTGNTPDGRRTGEPFAPGANPMHGRDTKGALASLLSVAKLPYEDAQDGISNTFSIIPKALGKEDDVQVRNLVSMLDGYAVKEGHHLNINVFNRETLMDAMEHPEKYPQLTIRVSGYAVNFIKLTREQQIDVINRTMHESM